From Aquabacter sp. L1I39, the proteins below share one genomic window:
- a CDS encoding MOSC domain-containing protein yields MSPASLVSIHRYPVKGFSAETLADVELEAGRFFPGDRLYAVENGPSGFDPDAPAYKDKTSFLVLMRNARIAALKTHLDPDSHVFSLNGPDGVVTGDLRTAEGRATVETFLTAFMGEAARGPLKVLTAPEGHRFTDSLRSGFVSLVNLASVRDLEARMGAPVDPIRFRMNLHLDGWAPGAELDLVGRTLAIGPVRLKVLKRTERCAATSVNPDTAERDLNVVKGLHTAYGHTDCGVYAKVLTGGRIAPGDAVTLEA; encoded by the coding sequence ATGTCCCCCGCCAGCCTCGTCTCCATCCATCGCTATCCGGTAAAGGGCTTTTCCGCCGAGACCCTGGCGGATGTTGAACTGGAGGCCGGCCGCTTCTTTCCCGGCGACCGTCTCTATGCGGTGGAGAACGGGCCGAGCGGGTTTGATCCGGACGCCCCCGCCTACAAGGACAAGACCTCGTTCCTGGTGCTGATGCGCAATGCTCGCATCGCCGCCTTGAAGACGCATCTCGATCCGGACAGTCACGTCTTCAGCCTGAACGGCCCGGACGGCGTCGTGACGGGCGATCTGCGCACGGCCGAGGGGCGCGCCACTGTGGAGACCTTCCTCACCGCCTTCATGGGCGAGGCGGCGCGCGGACCCCTGAAGGTGCTGACCGCGCCCGAGGGGCATCGCTTCACCGATAGCCTGCGGTCCGGCTTCGTCTCGCTGGTCAATCTGGCCAGCGTGCGGGATTTGGAGGCGCGCATGGGCGCGCCGGTTGATCCCATCCGCTTCCGCATGAACCTGCATTTGGACGGCTGGGCGCCCGGCGCGGAGCTGGATCTGGTGGGGCGGACGCTGGCCATCGGCCCCGTGCGGCTGAAAGTGTTGAAGCGCACCGAGCGCTGCGCCGCCACCTCGGTCAATCCCGATACCGCCGAGCGCGACCTCAATGTGGTGAAGGGCCTCCACACGGCCTATGGCCACACCGATTGCGGCGTTTATGCCAAGGTGCTCACGGGCGGGCGCATCGCGCCGGGGGATGCCGTCACGCTGGAGGCGTGA
- a CDS encoding tetratricopeptide repeat protein, whose product MQPDPRLVLAQAASLHRSGQVDAAIEGFRQAARLQPSWPDPHRMLAMALLQSGRAKEAVQSARTVSTLMPNDPHAHLLLGVGLMTAGQADKAISAFERAIRIAPRLGEAQFQAGNALAATGRFKEAVARYDKALEIDPLGVEALVNRAVALARLKRRDEALGDLDKLIGLQPWAAMHHVNKAALLLEGGEAGIADAIAAVQKAIEIAPKDPDAWSLLGQARLAAGDIDGARAAHEQAVAAAPERADLRVPLVQVLRYQEVFAEARGHADAAIKLAPRFVGALYERAEVLRALDQPAEALADIDALLALEPRHARALVARAIILQDMNRAEEGRAALDKAARLAPEEADVRLQLGQDDLARGRWEKGWIGYEARGSILPPTYAPLPFTRWDGKETPERLVVLVEQGYGDAIQFARLIPLLADRGVTVRFLTRAPLVPLFRTLDPRIEVSADLDDLDLGAPGLRWVPLGSLPRLLARDPATWPAAPYLTADPERIGQWRHVREEGDFLVGITWQGSTRRVLDIGRSAPLAKFAPLAQIDGVRLVTIQRGAGSEQLDQVEFRGKVLKLDEDFDADGAFLDTAALLQNLDLVVTTDTSMAHLAGALAVPTLVALRAVPDWRWGRAGAQSIFYPSLELVRQRTPGDWDDVFARIADLVRARIAARGTKLEGGAA is encoded by the coding sequence ATGCAGCCCGACCCGCGTCTCGTCCTGGCCCAGGCGGCCTCCCTTCACCGTTCCGGGCAGGTGGACGCGGCCATTGAAGGCTTTCGGCAGGCCGCGCGCCTTCAGCCCTCCTGGCCCGATCCGCACCGGATGCTGGCCATGGCCCTGCTGCAGAGCGGGCGGGCGAAGGAAGCGGTGCAGAGTGCACGCACTGTCAGCACACTCATGCCCAACGATCCCCATGCCCATCTGTTGCTGGGCGTGGGATTGATGACGGCCGGGCAGGCAGACAAGGCCATTTCCGCCTTCGAACGTGCCATCCGCATCGCGCCACGCCTCGGCGAGGCGCAGTTTCAGGCAGGCAACGCACTGGCGGCCACCGGTCGATTCAAGGAGGCGGTGGCCCGCTACGACAAGGCATTGGAGATCGATCCGCTTGGCGTGGAGGCACTGGTCAACCGCGCGGTGGCTCTGGCGCGGCTGAAGCGGCGCGACGAGGCGCTGGGCGATCTCGACAAGCTGATCGGCCTCCAGCCCTGGGCCGCCATGCACCATGTGAACAAGGCCGCCCTGCTGCTGGAAGGGGGCGAGGCCGGGATCGCCGACGCCATTGCCGCCGTGCAGAAAGCCATCGAGATCGCGCCCAAGGATCCGGATGCCTGGTCTTTGCTGGGCCAGGCGCGGCTTGCCGCAGGCGACATTGACGGCGCCCGCGCGGCACATGAGCAGGCCGTGGCCGCCGCCCCCGAGCGGGCGGACCTGCGCGTGCCGCTGGTCCAGGTCTTGCGCTACCAGGAGGTCTTCGCCGAAGCCAGGGGCCATGCCGACGCCGCGATCAAGCTGGCGCCGCGATTCGTGGGCGCCCTTTACGAGCGGGCGGAGGTTCTGCGCGCCCTGGATCAGCCGGCGGAGGCGCTCGCCGACATTGACGCGCTCCTTGCCCTTGAACCGCGCCACGCCCGCGCGCTGGTCGCCCGTGCGATCATCCTCCAGGACATGAACCGGGCCGAGGAAGGCCGCGCCGCGCTCGACAAGGCCGCCCGCCTCGCACCGGAAGAGGCAGACGTGCGCCTGCAACTGGGGCAGGACGACCTCGCCCGTGGCCGCTGGGAGAAGGGCTGGATCGGCTACGAGGCCCGCGGCTCCATCCTCCCGCCCACCTATGCGCCGCTGCCCTTCACGCGCTGGGACGGCAAGGAGACGCCGGAGCGCCTGGTGGTGCTCGTGGAGCAGGGCTATGGCGACGCCATCCAGTTCGCTCGCCTCATTCCCCTGCTCGCGGACCGGGGCGTCACTGTACGTTTCCTCACCCGCGCGCCGCTGGTGCCCCTGTTCCGCACGCTCGATCCTCGCATCGAGGTGAGCGCGGATCTGGATGATCTCGACCTTGGCGCCCCTGGCCTGCGCTGGGTGCCGCTCGGTAGCCTGCCGCGCCTGCTGGCCCGCGATCCCGCCACTTGGCCGGCCGCGCCCTATCTGACCGCTGACCCTGAGCGCATCGGCCAATGGCGGCACGTTCGGGAGGAGGGGGACTTCCTGGTGGGAATCACCTGGCAAGGCTCCACGCGCCGGGTGCTCGACATCGGCCGCTCGGCCCCCTTGGCCAAGTTCGCGCCTTTGGCGCAGATCGACGGTGTCCGGCTGGTGACCATTCAGCGCGGCGCCGGCTCTGAGCAGCTCGACCAGGTGGAGTTCCGGGGCAAGGTTCTCAAGCTGGACGAGGATTTCGACGCCGACGGCGCCTTCCTCGACACGGCGGCCCTGCTTCAGAATCTCGACCTGGTGGTGACGACCGACACGTCTATGGCCCATCTGGCCGGCGCGCTTGCCGTTCCCACACTGGTGGCGCTCCGGGCTGTGCCCGACTGGCGCTGGGGGAGGGCGGGAGCCCAGAGCATCTTCTACCCCTCTCTTGAACTGGTGCGTCAGAGGACGCCGGGCGATTGGGACGATGTCTTCGCCCGTATCGCGGACCTGGTCCGCGCCCGCATCGCCGCCCGCGGCACCAAACTGGAGGGAGGCGCCGCATGA
- a CDS encoding NTP transferase domain-containing protein codes for MKFGPVPLADALGRIAAHSVQAGAHVIRKGTRFDATHIAALAADGVKEVIAAHIEPEDVPEDAAAARLAAALAGRGVRAADAFTGRANLHALHSGILRLAPGAVEAFNLVDESITLATLPAFSPVAAGDMVATVKIIPFAVPATKVEQARASARNLLEVAPFRRRQVGLVSTLLPGLAQKVVEKTCKVTTARLARMEARLVCDLRVPHAPEVLAEAISKARATGADCIIVFGASAIADRRDVIPVALERAGGRVERLGMPVDPGNLLMLGFLGDCPVLGAPGCARSPKENGFDWVLARLLADIPVTGADIARLGVGGLLSEIPTRPQPRDEPPPDAPLTLAAVILAAGRGSRMVGENKLLAQVNGRPVVRHVVEAALASAARPVIVVTGHEAPRIEEALKGLPVMFVHNERFAEGMAGSVRTGIAAVPRDAGGAILLLGDMPLVSPDLLDAQMAAFGPERGRLIVVPVRDGRRGNPVLWSRRFFPDLCSLDGDVGARHLIAAHGEAVCEVETQGPGAFLDVDTPEALADVRKAAARTPSVEV; via the coding sequence ATGAAATTCGGGCCGGTGCCCCTCGCGGACGCCCTTGGTCGGATCGCCGCCCATTCGGTGCAGGCGGGCGCGCATGTGATCCGCAAGGGGACCCGGTTCGATGCGACCCATATCGCGGCCCTTGCGGCGGATGGCGTCAAGGAGGTAATCGCCGCGCACATCGAGCCGGAGGACGTGCCGGAGGATGCCGCGGCCGCCCGTCTCGCCGCAGCCCTGGCCGGGCGTGGCGTGCGCGCCGCCGACGCCTTTACGGGCCGCGCCAATCTGCATGCGCTCCACTCCGGCATCTTGCGTCTCGCACCCGGTGCAGTGGAAGCGTTCAATCTCGTGGACGAGAGCATCACCCTCGCCACCTTGCCTGCCTTCAGTCCTGTGGCGGCGGGGGACATGGTGGCCACCGTCAAGATCATCCCCTTCGCCGTGCCCGCCACAAAGGTGGAGCAGGCGCGCGCGAGCGCGCGGAACCTGTTGGAGGTGGCCCCGTTCCGGCGCCGGCAAGTGGGCCTCGTCTCGACGCTTCTGCCGGGCCTTGCCCAAAAGGTAGTGGAGAAGACCTGCAAGGTCACCACCGCGCGGCTGGCGCGCATGGAGGCGCGCCTTGTCTGCGACCTGCGCGTGCCGCATGCCCCCGAGGTGCTGGCCGAAGCGATCTCCAAGGCGCGGGCGACGGGTGCGGATTGCATCATCGTGTTCGGCGCCTCGGCCATCGCCGACCGGCGAGATGTGATTCCCGTCGCGCTGGAACGCGCCGGCGGGCGGGTGGAACGCCTGGGCATGCCGGTGGATCCGGGCAATCTGCTGATGCTCGGCTTTCTGGGCGATTGCCCGGTGCTGGGCGCGCCCGGCTGTGCCCGCAGCCCCAAGGAAAACGGCTTTGACTGGGTGCTGGCGCGCCTCCTGGCGGATATTCCCGTGACCGGCGCGGATATAGCCCGGCTGGGCGTCGGAGGCCTACTGTCGGAAATCCCGACCCGGCCCCAGCCCCGCGACGAGCCACCGCCCGATGCGCCTCTGACCCTTGCGGCGGTCATCCTGGCCGCCGGGCGCGGCAGCCGCATGGTGGGGGAGAACAAGCTGCTGGCGCAGGTGAACGGCCGCCCCGTGGTGCGCCATGTGGTCGAGGCGGCTCTGGCCTCGGCCGCCCGCCCGGTGATCGTGGTCACCGGGCATGAGGCGCCCCGGATCGAAGAGGCACTCAAGGGGCTGCCGGTGATGTTCGTGCACAATGAACGCTTCGCCGAGGGCATGGCCGGCTCGGTGCGAACCGGCATCGCCGCCGTGCCGCGCGATGCCGGCGGCGCGATCCTGCTCCTCGGCGACATGCCCCTTGTTTCGCCCGACCTCCTCGATGCCCAGATGGCCGCCTTCGGGCCGGAGCGGGGGCGGCTCATCGTCGTGCCCGTGCGGGATGGGCGCCGGGGCAATCCCGTCCTTTGGTCGCGACGTTTTTTCCCCGATCTGTGCAGCCTCGACGGCGACGTGGGCGCGCGCCATCTCATCGCAGCCCACGGGGAGGCGGTCTGTGAGGTGGAAACGCAAGGCCCCGGGGCCTTCCTCGATGTGGACACGCCCGAAGCGCTGGCTGACGTGCGGAAGGCGGCGGCGCGCACGCCCTCTGTCGAAGTGTAA
- a CDS encoding DUF6165 family protein → MSALPGASPATLEIRAPISAGELIDKITILQIKAERISEGSKLANVERELAELNALRIHHRLDGLDVLTADLRTVNETLWEVEDELRLLEVEQRFDDRFIALARAVYQTNDRRAALKKEINLLVGSAIVEEKSYAGT, encoded by the coding sequence ATGAGCGCTTTGCCGGGCGCGTCCCCCGCGACGCTGGAAATCCGAGCACCCATTTCGGCCGGTGAGCTGATCGACAAGATCACCATCCTGCAGATCAAGGCGGAACGCATTTCCGAAGGCTCGAAGCTTGCCAATGTGGAGCGCGAGCTTGCCGAACTGAACGCCCTGCGCATCCACCACCGCCTGGACGGCCTTGATGTCCTCACCGCCGATCTGCGGACCGTGAACGAGACGCTGTGGGAGGTGGAGGACGAGCTTCGCCTCCTGGAAGTGGAGCAGCGCTTCGACGACCGCTTCATTGCGCTGGCGCGTGCCGTCTACCAGACCAATGACCGGCGGGCGGCGCTGAAAAAGGAGATCAACCTGCTGGTCGGTTCGGCCATCGTCGAGGAAAAATCCTACGCCGGCACCTGA
- a CDS encoding DUF488 domain-containing protein encodes MAAQTSGLFTIGYEQTTPSAFNDTLVRAGVDLVVDVRAVAASRRPGFSKTSLAAGIATHGIAYVHLRALGTPKEGRLAARSGDHGALMRIYDAHLQSPGARAALEELSALAPGRRLCLLCYERHVEGCHRLRLAQWLCERLDVPVDHLVPDPF; translated from the coding sequence ATGGCAGCCCAGACGAGCGGCCTGTTCACCATCGGCTACGAGCAGACCACCCCTTCCGCCTTTAACGACACTCTGGTCCGGGCGGGGGTGGACCTGGTGGTGGATGTGCGGGCGGTGGCGGCTTCGCGCCGACCAGGCTTCTCCAAGACCTCCCTTGCTGCCGGCATTGCCACGCACGGCATCGCCTATGTGCACCTGCGCGCCCTTGGCACGCCCAAGGAGGGGCGACTCGCCGCGCGCTCGGGAGACCATGGCGCCCTGATGCGCATCTACGATGCCCATTTGCAGAGCCCCGGGGCACGGGCAGCGCTGGAAGAACTGAGCGCCCTCGCTCCCGGGCGGCGCCTGTGCCTGCTGTGTTATGAGCGTCACGTGGAAGGCTGCCACCGGCTGCGCCTCGCCCAATGGCTGTGCGAGCGGCTCGATGTGCCTGTGGACCATCTGGTACCAGACCCGTTCTGA
- a CDS encoding glutathione S-transferase N-terminal domain-containing protein, producing MSAAQEPIELYYWPTPNGWKISIMLEECGLPYEVKLINIGKGDQFKPDFLAISPNNKMPAIVDPQGPDGAPISVFESGAILQYLGRKTGLFYPNDERGRVEVDQWLFWQMGGLGPMAGQAHHFRIYAPEKIPYAIDRYTNEVHRLYGVMNTRLQDREFLAGDYSIADMACVGWAKLWERQGQKIEEFPHLKRWLETMLGRPAVQRGLAVNAEERQKVDLAKDKDAQRVLFGQRARP from the coding sequence ATGTCTGCCGCCCAGGAGCCGATCGAGCTTTATTACTGGCCGACCCCGAACGGATGGAAAATCTCCATCATGCTCGAGGAGTGCGGGCTTCCCTATGAGGTGAAGCTCATCAATATCGGCAAGGGCGACCAGTTCAAGCCGGACTTCCTGGCCATCTCCCCCAACAACAAGATGCCCGCCATCGTCGACCCGCAAGGCCCGGACGGCGCGCCCATCTCGGTGTTCGAATCGGGGGCGATCCTCCAGTATCTCGGCCGCAAGACCGGGCTGTTCTATCCCAACGACGAGCGCGGCCGTGTCGAGGTCGACCAGTGGCTGTTCTGGCAGATGGGCGGCCTTGGCCCCATGGCCGGGCAGGCGCACCACTTCCGCATCTACGCCCCGGAAAAAATCCCCTACGCGATCGACCGCTACACCAACGAGGTGCATCGGCTCTATGGGGTGATGAATACCCGCCTTCAGGACCGTGAATTCCTCGCCGGCGATTATTCCATCGCCGACATGGCCTGCGTGGGATGGGCCAAGCTCTGGGAGCGGCAGGGCCAGAAAATCGAGGAATTCCCGCATCTCAAGCGTTGGCTGGAGACGATGCTGGGCCGCCCGGCCGTGCAGCGCGGCCTCGCCGTGAATGCGGAGGAGCGCCAGAAGGTGGACCTCGCCAAGGACAAGGACGCCCAGCGCGTCCTGTTCGGCCAGCGCGCCCGCCCGTGA
- a CDS encoding XdhC family protein, whose translation MRLDLLEALHADRAARRPAILVTELAGGAQRLVRPADIAADPLAPALRAALRTGKSTLAGEGESRAFLTVQVPPPRLVVIGAVHISQALAPMAKLTDFDLTIVDPRTAFATPERFPDVRLIARWPEEVMDALALDPFTALVALTHDPKIDEPALEAGLQAGCFYVGALGSRRTHAKRLERLAARGLTAEQTNRIHAPIGLDIGAVSPAEIAVAILGEVIAELRKDKAGQTGGAA comes from the coding sequence ATGCGCCTTGACCTGCTCGAAGCCCTCCATGCGGACCGTGCCGCCCGTCGTCCGGCAATCCTGGTCACGGAACTCGCCGGCGGTGCGCAGCGCCTCGTGCGTCCGGCCGATATTGCTGCCGATCCCTTGGCACCGGCGCTAAGGGCGGCCTTGAGAACGGGCAAAAGCACCTTGGCCGGGGAGGGCGAGAGCCGCGCTTTTCTGACGGTGCAGGTGCCGCCGCCGCGCCTGGTGGTGATCGGCGCGGTTCACATTTCCCAGGCTCTCGCCCCGATGGCGAAGCTGACCGACTTCGATCTGACCATCGTCGACCCGCGCACCGCCTTTGCGACGCCCGAGCGCTTCCCGGACGTGCGCCTGATCGCCCGCTGGCCGGAAGAGGTCATGGATGCGTTGGCCCTCGATCCCTTCACCGCCCTGGTGGCGCTGACCCATGACCCCAAGATCGACGAACCGGCCCTGGAAGCGGGCCTGCAGGCCGGCTGCTTCTATGTGGGCGCGCTCGGTTCCCGCCGCACCCATGCCAAGCGCCTGGAGCGCCTCGCAGCCCGTGGCCTCACCGCAGAGCAGACCAACCGCATCCACGCGCCCATCGGCCTCGACATCGGCGCCGTCAGCCCGGCCGAGATCGCGGTCGCCATCCTTGGCGAGGTCATTGCCGAGCTGCGCAAGGACAAGGCGGGCCAAACCGGGGGGGCGGCATGA
- a CDS encoding alpha/beta hydrolase, whose product MLHRRALLAAAAGGLLLTASRRLDAAPAFAVVEEPWRAGGLSGTLSYAHNGPRTSPAVLLIAGSGPTDRNGNGPGLATNLYRQIAQGLAGAGYRVLRYDKRGVGESRALVQREEDLRFDQYVDDAAFALTALAARPDVDGLLVMGHSEGSSVAIRAAGRVPVDGLVLLAGPGRRLDAVLQEQFEAMNLPDAVLARALAILRTVAAGGRVDNVPPALNMAFRPSVQGFLASECAMDPAAEIVRVRAPTLLVQGLRDLQVGPADLSALRRSRPDADVVTLAEANHMFKAAPPERAGNFALYRDASAPLHPGLLPALVRFIAATV is encoded by the coding sequence GGGCTGCTGCTTACCGCCTCCCGCCGGCTTGATGCCGCGCCCGCCTTCGCGGTGGTGGAAGAACCCTGGCGAGCCGGCGGCCTGTCAGGCACCTTGTCCTACGCCCATAATGGGCCGCGCACGTCCCCGGCCGTTCTGTTGATCGCCGGGTCCGGCCCCACGGACCGCAACGGCAACGGCCCCGGCCTTGCCACCAACCTCTATCGCCAGATCGCCCAGGGCCTGGCGGGCGCCGGCTACCGGGTACTGCGCTATGACAAGCGGGGCGTCGGGGAAAGCCGGGCGCTGGTGCAGCGGGAAGAAGACCTGCGCTTCGACCAATATGTGGATGACGCGGCCTTTGCCCTCACGGCGCTGGCCGCCCGCCCCGACGTGGACGGGCTCCTCGTCATGGGCCACAGCGAGGGATCGAGCGTCGCCATCCGCGCGGCGGGCCGCGTGCCGGTGGACGGGCTCGTCCTGCTGGCGGGGCCGGGCCGGCGGCTCGATGCCGTGCTCCAGGAACAGTTCGAGGCCATGAACCTGCCGGACGCGGTGCTGGCGCGGGCGCTCGCCATCCTGCGCACGGTGGCGGCGGGCGGGCGCGTGGACAATGTGCCGCCCGCCCTCAACATGGCGTTTCGCCCGTCCGTGCAGGGCTTCCTCGCCTCCGAATGCGCCATGGACCCGGCGGCGGAAATTGTCCGCGTGCGAGCCCCCACCCTTCTCGTGCAGGGTCTGCGCGACCTCCAGGTGGGGCCGGCGGATCTGTCCGCCTTGCGCCGCAGCCGGCCCGATGCGGACGTGGTGACGCTCGCCGAGGCCAACCACATGTTCAAGGCGGCGCCACCCGAGCGCGCGGGCAACTTTGCCCTTTATCGCGACGCCTCGGCGCCTCTCCATCCCGGCCTGCTGCCGGCCCTGGTGCGCTTCATCGCCGCCACTGTATAG